The following proteins are encoded in a genomic region of Deltaproteobacteria bacterium:
- a CDS encoding ABC transporter ATP-binding protein, with the protein MISTTITYNDTNISIAANHLTRCFGSFTAVNDVSFTVQKGEIFGYLGANGAGKSTTIRMLIGLLSPSSGSGRVAGFDIATNAEMVKRKIGYMSQKFSLYLDLPVRENFLFFGQAYGLSGRELNLRWQKIIELIDLVGHENEITGSLPGGMRQRLALGCAILHRPEIVFLDEPTAGVDPVARRIFWRLIRELSRQKTTVFVTTHYLDEAEYCQRIGLMIDGRLAALDTPTALKQTYVPGRVLVVRGRGLLKAMQALQNQKGIIAVTPFGAGLHLRVRSELWNTENITKVLHNEGASQIQIDETEATLEDVFLEVVGSAKAT; encoded by the coding sequence ATGATAAGCACTACGATAACATACAATGATACAAATATTAGTATTGCGGCGAATCATTTAACCCGATGTTTTGGCTCATTTACGGCAGTAAACGACGTGTCGTTTACTGTGCAAAAGGGAGAAATATTTGGTTATCTAGGAGCAAATGGTGCAGGTAAATCGACTACTATTCGTATGCTAATAGGTTTGCTTAGCCCATCTAGTGGTAGCGGTCGTGTTGCGGGGTTTGATATTGCAACTAACGCCGAAATGGTTAAACGCAAGATAGGTTATATGTCACAAAAATTTTCTCTGTATCTTGATTTGCCGGTACGTGAAAATTTTTTATTCTTTGGCCAAGCTTATGGGTTAAGTGGCCGAGAGTTAAATTTACGTTGGCAAAAAATTATTGAGTTAATTGATTTAGTCGGTCATGAAAATGAAATTACCGGGTCACTCCCTGGTGGGATGCGCCAGCGTTTAGCGCTGGGTTGTGCTATTTTGCATCGTCCTGAAATTGTTTTTCTTGATGAACCAACAGCCGGTGTTGACCCGGTGGCGCGTCGTATTTTTTGGCGTTTGATCCGTGAATTGTCACGCCAAAAAACTACAGTCTTTGTAACCACGCATTACTTAGACGAAGCAGAATATTGTCAGCGTATCGGTCTCATGATTGATGGTCGTCTTGCGGCGCTAGATACTCCAACAGCATTAAAACAAACGTATGTTCCAGGTAGAGTATTAGTTGTGCGTGGACGAGGTTTGTTAAAAGCGATGCAAGCCCTACAAAACCAAAAAGGTATTATTGCAGTGACGCCATTTGGTGCGGGTTTGCATTTACGAGTGCGAAGCGAGTTATGGAATACTGAAAATATTACGAAAGTACTACATAATGAAGGCGCTAGCCAAATACAAATAGATGAGACTGAGGCAACACTTGAAGATGTATTTTTAGAGGTAGTTGGGAGCGCAAAAGCGACATAG
- a CDS encoding ABC transporter permease, with translation MSASSIISSRRLALIQIWAVFRKEVMQTVRDRRIMFMLIMAPTLQSIIFGFAVDFTVDRVPTVVVDLDQSEQSREHIRRLLADGTLSYLATTYSVLQAEQIIDNDKAAVAIVIPKSFGRAILAGKTTAAQVIVDGSDPNRSTVAGMAVQRYFGEVSLKLLRDRIPAQLLAKQMLITAKQRVWYNPRQLSPVYMIPGILTMLLTVATTIVLSMGLAREREMGTLEQVLVTPIRPIYLLLGKLIPFFIIGFIDLLLILTLGTWLFSVPIRGSLVVIVLSTTLFLLSTLGVGLFVSTISSTQQQAFLGGFLFIMPAVLLAGVMTPIRAMPNWLQYITYINPLRHYAHVMRACMIKGATIIDLAEPLIVLLLFGIGILGAATLRFKKAH, from the coding sequence ATGAGTGCTTCGTCAATAATTAGCAGTCGTAGATTAGCCTTAATTCAAATTTGGGCGGTGTTTCGTAAAGAAGTTATGCAAACCGTGCGTGATCGTCGTATTATGTTTATGTTGATTATGGCACCAACGCTGCAGTCGATAATATTCGGCTTTGCGGTTGATTTTACTGTTGACCGTGTACCAACAGTAGTTGTTGATCTTGATCAAAGCGAACAAAGCCGTGAGCACATTAGGCGGTTGTTAGCAGATGGTACCCTGAGCTATTTGGCTACTACATATAGTGTTTTGCAAGCCGAACAAATAATTGATAATGATAAAGCAGCAGTTGCCATAGTCATTCCAAAAAGTTTTGGTCGCGCAATACTTGCGGGTAAAACTACAGCGGCGCAAGTTATTGTGGATGGTAGTGATCCTAATCGGTCAACTGTTGCAGGCATGGCAGTACAACGTTATTTTGGTGAAGTAAGTTTGAAATTATTACGTGACCGCATACCAGCGCAGCTTTTAGCAAAGCAAATGTTAATTACTGCCAAGCAACGAGTTTGGTATAACCCGCGCCAACTTTCACCGGTTTATATGATACCCGGCATTTTGACGATGCTGCTAACCGTAGCTACGACTATCGTACTTTCAATGGGATTAGCACGTGAACGCGAGATGGGTACACTTGAACAAGTATTGGTAACCCCAATACGTCCAATATATTTATTATTGGGTAAATTAATCCCATTTTTTATCATTGGCTTCATTGATTTATTGTTAATTCTAACTTTGGGCACCTGGCTATTTTCGGTGCCGATACGTGGTAGTCTCGTTGTTATTGTTTTAAGCACCACCTTATTTTTGTTATCGACTTTAGGGGTTGGGTTATTTGTTTCAACTATAAGTTCTACGCAACAACAAGCCTTTTTAGGCGGCTTTTTATTTATTATGCCTGCGGTTTTATTGGCAGGAGTGATGACCCCAATACGTGCCATGCCAAACTGGCTGCAATATATTACATATATTAATCCCCTGCGCCATTATGCGCATGTTATGCGAGCCTGTATGATTAAAGGAGCCACAATTATTGATTTAGCAGAACCTTTAATAGTGCTGCTGCTATTTGGCATTGGTATTTTAGGTGCGGCAACCCTTAGGTTTAAAAAGGCGCACTAA
- a CDS encoding ABC transporter permease, translating to MKLRAFIMRVAAMANKEIMHIRRDPRTLLLALGMPVILLVIFGYGVSFDIERIPLVTVDHDQSAVSRSLTQAFTSANEFTNIGNKDIKQAEALLHRGEALAILVIPVDFSKVLLANKTSPIQLIIDGADPVVTNQIISKSDAIVRAQTQRLIGVSDISLPLQVQVWTKYNPLNRSALFLVPGLAAYLLAISAVMLTALTIAGEWERGSMEQLFASPVGRLEIVIGKLLPYLVLGMVEVLLVITTGALAFDVPVRGSLVLLFTFAFLFLIGMLGQGLLISVIAKNQLVATQAGALSSLLPSMILSGVVFPLENMPKILQGLSYIVSARYMVAALRGIMLKGNGLETLWSELMAQIIFATVVITLATLRFRRRLA from the coding sequence ATGAAATTGCGCGCTTTTATAATGCGAGTGGCAGCAATGGCCAATAAAGAAATCATGCATATTCGTCGTGATCCACGCACCTTATTATTAGCACTGGGCATGCCCGTTATATTGTTAGTTATTTTTGGTTATGGGGTAAGTTTTGATATTGAACGCATACCATTAGTGACCGTTGATCATGATCAGAGTGCGGTATCAAGATCGCTAACGCAAGCTTTTACCTCAGCCAATGAATTTACCAACATTGGTAATAAAGATATAAAACAAGCCGAAGCACTTCTGCATCGCGGCGAGGCATTGGCAATTTTAGTAATTCCCGTAGACTTTTCAAAAGTACTTTTAGCTAATAAAACCTCACCAATACAGTTGATTATTGATGGTGCTGACCCGGTAGTTACTAATCAAATTATTTCAAAAAGCGATGCTATTGTACGGGCCCAAACCCAACGTCTTATTGGGGTGAGCGATATTTCATTGCCACTGCAAGTACAAGTTTGGACCAAGTATAATCCTTTAAACCGTTCAGCACTATTTTTAGTGCCTGGCCTGGCGGCGTATCTCTTGGCCATATCGGCGGTCATGCTAACCGCACTAACTATCGCGGGTGAATGGGAACGCGGTTCTATGGAACAACTATTTGCCTCACCAGTAGGGCGCCTTGAAATAGTTATTGGTAAACTTTTACCCTATCTGGTTTTAGGCATGGTTGAAGTTTTATTAGTTATTACTACGGGTGCTCTTGCTTTCGATGTGCCGGTGCGCGGTAGTTTAGTACTATTATTTACTTTTGCCTTTTTGTTTTTAATCGGTATGCTCGGGCAAGGATTACTTATTTCAGTTATTGCAAAAAATCAACTTGTAGCCACGCAAGCAGGGGCACTTTCTTCGTTGTTACCTTCAATGATTTTATCAGGTGTGGTTTTTCCTTTAGAGAATATGCCAAAAATTCTTCAGGGCCTCTCGTATATTGTATCGGCTCGTTATATGGTTGCAGCATTACGGGGGATCATGCTCAAAGGCAATGGCTTAGAAACATTATGGTCTGAGTTGATGGCGCAAATTATTTTTGCGACAGTAGTTATTACTCTGGCGACTTTACGTTTTCGCCGGAGGCTAGCATGA
- a CDS encoding HlyD family efflux transporter periplasmic adaptor subunit, whose product MLKTIIAIGVLVLVLAVLLATRLYIQAAALNGPAGGSGEIEGVDVDLSARISARVANISVTKGAVVKKGDLLLTLDCSDQQAMLSEAEARLAAAQAQAGAAKASLEASQRSQEALAAGESAALAQAEALAAQREAAERQAKRLVELAFDVAEASRDKAQASAEGLSHQESAARAQVQASIQQRRAAGAAVRAADAQSAAAQAAIRAGEAAVLRARLLTQECQIRAPRDSIVTELPFEVSELVAAGQILVRLADITEVKATFYLANAELSYVKTGAEAIVIADAWPNEKFKGKVTNVSVRAEFTPRNIQTRSDRDRLVYPIEVILANPDYKLRPGMPVQVTLLQAGR is encoded by the coding sequence ATGCTTAAGACAATTATCGCCATAGGCGTTTTAGTTTTGGTATTAGCAGTTCTTTTAGCTACACGACTATATATACAAGCAGCGGCATTAAATGGGCCTGCAGGTGGTTCTGGTGAAATTGAAGGGGTTGATGTAGATTTATCCGCTCGCATTAGTGCGCGTGTTGCGAACATAAGTGTAACTAAAGGAGCTGTCGTTAAAAAAGGCGATTTGTTGTTAACGCTTGATTGCTCAGATCAGCAAGCCATGCTTTCTGAAGCCGAGGCACGACTGGCTGCGGCACAGGCTCAAGCTGGGGCAGCCAAGGCATCTTTAGAGGCTTCACAAAGATCACAAGAAGCTCTGGCAGCAGGTGAATCAGCAGCATTGGCTCAAGCCGAAGCTTTAGCAGCACAACGTGAAGCTGCAGAACGACAAGCAAAAAGGCTTGTCGAATTGGCTTTTGATGTAGCTGAGGCTAGCCGTGATAAAGCGCAAGCCAGCGCTGAGGGCCTCAGTCATCAAGAAAGTGCAGCGCGCGCACAAGTACAAGCTTCGATACAACAACGTCGCGCTGCCGGTGCCGCAGTGCGAGCTGCTGATGCGCAAAGTGCCGCAGCTCAAGCTGCTATTCGCGCTGGTGAAGCTGCCGTTTTACGAGCTCGGTTGCTCACCCAAGAATGTCAAATACGTGCGCCCCGTGATAGCATAGTAACTGAGCTACCTTTTGAGGTTTCAGAATTAGTAGCTGCCGGACAAATTTTAGTACGCTTAGCTGATATTACTGAAGTAAAAGCAACTTTTTATTTAGCTAATGCCGAATTGTCCTATGTAAAAACCGGAGCCGAAGCTATTGTCATAGCGGATGCTTGGCCAAACGAGAAATTCAAAGGCAAAGTAACTAATGTAAGCGTGCGTGCTGAATTTACTCCGCGAAATATTCAGACACGTAGTGATCGTGACCGCTTAGTATATCCAATAGAAGTAATTTTAGCTAATCCTGACTATAAATTGCGCCCTGGTATGCCCGTACAAGTTACATTGTTACAAGCTGGACGTTAA
- a CDS encoding TolC family protein, producing the protein MSLSKLYKIIFVLSLTQILISTKALANDQVQTISLSQALNLLEKQNYSLKQAKSRSDEALAIVRQATAPLLPKLIATGNYTRNSDKAEITLGTLFSQLPLPASAQNNLPPNIVMQPQESFSATGSLHVPIFVPTAWADRRAANETAAAASATIDSTRLQLRTVLKNAALLSNAAETIVTAAEQAVIVAQEQVQLAMRAVQAGTAAQLSILQAQTYATRRESDKVRALAELERSRLAIAIILGQSEPIKIELEENSDTLQQAKQQLIDYALSHRPELLAQNSLTKAAQAQLSSAWWRLAPELSATGSVFASDIEYPSGKKNGWRTTIDLNWTLYDGGFRYGKKDQAQAQIVSARASADALRLSIIQEVEDTTRELQVAQEQLRLALKQRELAAQAAATAKRGFAAGTTGSVDVLDANDKLFQAEMSLANAKAQAGIAKIAIDRAVGR; encoded by the coding sequence ATGTCGTTGTCAAAACTTTATAAAATTATTTTTGTCTTGAGTTTAACTCAAATACTCATCAGCACCAAAGCCCTAGCCAATGATCAAGTACAAACTATATCATTGTCTCAGGCTTTGAATCTGCTCGAAAAACAAAACTACTCATTAAAGCAAGCCAAAAGCCGAAGTGATGAGGCTTTGGCTATCGTTCGTCAAGCAACTGCACCATTGCTGCCCAAATTAATAGCAACTGGAAATTATACCCGTAATAGTGATAAAGCCGAAATAACCTTAGGCACTCTCTTTTCACAACTGCCGCTGCCAGCAAGCGCTCAAAATAACCTACCTCCAAATATCGTAATGCAACCACAAGAGTCATTTAGTGCTACTGGCTCTCTGCATGTACCAATATTTGTACCAACTGCTTGGGCTGATCGTCGTGCAGCAAATGAAACCGCCGCCGCGGCAAGCGCGACTATCGATTCTACTCGTTTACAATTACGTACAGTTTTAAAAAACGCTGCCTTATTAAGTAATGCCGCTGAAACCATTGTCACGGCCGCTGAGCAAGCGGTGATAGTTGCCCAAGAACAAGTGCAATTGGCTATGCGAGCGGTGCAAGCTGGTACTGCCGCGCAACTCTCAATTTTGCAGGCGCAAACTTATGCCACCCGCCGAGAAAGTGATAAAGTACGTGCCTTAGCTGAGTTAGAACGCTCCCGTTTAGCGATAGCAATTATTTTAGGTCAAAGCGAACCGATAAAAATCGAATTAGAAGAAAACTCTGATACTCTACAACAAGCAAAGCAACAACTTATAGATTATGCCTTATCACATCGGCCCGAACTGCTAGCGCAAAACAGCCTTACAAAAGCAGCGCAAGCACAGCTTAGTTCAGCGTGGTGGCGTTTAGCCCCGGAGTTATCAGCAACGGGATCGGTTTTTGCTTCTGATATAGAATATCCTTCCGGCAAAAAAAATGGCTGGCGTACCACTATTGATCTTAACTGGACCTTATATGATGGCGGTTTTCGTTATGGCAAAAAAGACCAAGCTCAAGCTCAAATCGTCAGTGCACGCGCTAGTGCTGATGCCCTGCGACTTAGCATTATTCAAGAAGTAGAAGATACCACTAGAGAACTGCAAGTTGCCCAAGAACAATTACGTCTAGCTTTAAAACAACGTGAATTAGCTGCTCAAGCTGCCGCTACCGCTAAAAGAGGCTTTGCCGCTGGTACTACCGGCTCAGTCGATGTGCTTGATGCCAATGATAAATTATTTCAAGCTGAAATGAGTCTTGCAAATGCTAAGGCACAAGCAGGCATAGCAAAAATTGCTATCGATCGTGCTGTCGGTCGCTAG
- a CDS encoding PIN domain-containing protein — translation MNLLVDTSVWSRFLRRRKTDANDPYIIRFRYHIENQDCIHLIGSILQELLDGVKEQKHFDLLREYLAPFPLIDLVRKDFIEASQLRNRCRHKGVQASPTDFLICAACMRRNYPLLTADKDFKYISLHCELDLISLEQC, via the coding sequence GTGAACCTTCTCGTTGATACATCAGTATGGTCTCGTTTTCTTAGACGTCGTAAAACCGATGCAAATGACCCTTATATAATACGTTTTCGTTATCATATTGAAAATCAGGATTGCATTCATTTAATTGGATCAATTTTACAGGAATTGCTCGATGGTGTGAAGGAACAGAAGCATTTCGATCTTTTGCGTGAATATTTGGCTCCATTTCCACTTATTGATCTTGTACGCAAAGATTTCATCGAAGCATCGCAATTACGAAATCGCTGTAGACACAAAGGAGTCCAAGCAAGTCCAACGGATTTTCTTATCTGTGCAGCATGCATGCGTAGAAATTACCCTCTTTTAACAGCCGATAAAGACTTCAAATACATTTCGTTACATTGCGAACTTGATTTGATTTCACTTGAACAATGCTAA
- a CDS encoding sigma-54-dependent Fis family transcriptional regulator, producing the protein MKPRVLIVDDDPGVLYTIKEILESLNIDISAAEDGIAALKSYDENTCELVITDLRMPRMDGIELLKQLLTKSPPPKVIVITAHGSERQAVEAIKAGAYDYFRKPFENDELLAVVQRALETVRLTLTNEQLQGELALSQSLIFTSSAMRKLATLVARVAPRDVTVLITGESGTGKERVAEAIVRASQRHDKPFIKFNCAALTVELAEAELFGHARGAFTGATRTRPGLFGEADGGTLLLDEIGELAPAMQSKLLRALQEGEIRPVGEERIRKVDVRVIAATHQDLKAKVAVGQFREDLFYRLNVVHIKVPTLRERPEDIATLAKHFLKRSARRFNTGELTTTDELFQRLRDYNWPGNVRELENAIENLVALSCDGHLDLSLLPNLQHKTTIDDHSLPSLKTRVEAFERGLICEALHAAHHNQSAAARELGISRVTLNDKMKKYGLRGE; encoded by the coding sequence ATGAAACCCCGTGTGTTAATTGTCGATGATGATCCTGGGGTACTTTATACTATTAAAGAAATTCTTGAATCCTTAAATATCGACATCAGTGCCGCAGAAGATGGGATTGCCGCACTTAAAAGCTATGATGAGAATACTTGTGAGCTGGTGATTACCGATTTGCGTATGCCGCGCATGGATGGAATAGAATTACTTAAACAACTACTAACTAAATCACCACCTCCCAAAGTTATTGTCATAACTGCTCATGGTTCTGAACGACAGGCTGTTGAAGCTATTAAGGCCGGCGCTTACGATTATTTTCGTAAACCTTTTGAAAATGACGAATTGCTTGCAGTTGTACAACGCGCCTTAGAAACCGTGAGGTTAACTTTAACTAATGAACAGCTACAAGGTGAATTAGCATTATCACAATCATTAATTTTTACTTCATCGGCGATGCGTAAATTAGCCACTTTAGTGGCACGAGTAGCGCCACGAGATGTTACTGTTTTAATTACCGGTGAAAGTGGTACAGGTAAAGAGCGTGTAGCCGAAGCAATAGTACGAGCTTCACAGCGCCACGATAAACCGTTTATAAAATTTAATTGTGCAGCCTTAACCGTAGAGCTTGCCGAGGCTGAACTTTTCGGTCACGCGCGCGGCGCCTTTACTGGTGCGACACGTACACGTCCGGGACTATTTGGCGAAGCGGATGGTGGTACTTTATTACTTGACGAAATTGGTGAACTAGCACCAGCGATGCAAAGCAAATTACTGCGTGCTCTGCAAGAAGGTGAAATTCGTCCAGTTGGTGAAGAACGAATCCGGAAAGTTGATGTCAGAGTTATTGCCGCCACTCATCAAGATCTAAAAGCAAAAGTAGCGGTTGGCCAATTTCGCGAAGATTTATTTTATCGTCTTAATGTTGTGCATATAAAAGTGCCAACCCTTCGCGAACGACCAGAAGATATTGCAACTCTAGCTAAACATTTTTTAAAGCGGTCTGCACGACGTTTTAATACCGGCGAATTAACTACTACTGACGAATTATTTCAACGACTACGTGATTATAATTGGCCCGGTAATGTACGGGAATTAGAAAACGCTATTGAAAATTTAGTCGCACTTTCATGTGATGGTCATCTCGATTTATCATTACTGCCTAATTTACAACATAAAACAACAATAGATGATCACTCGTTGCCTTCATTAAAAACACGTGTAGAAGCTTTTGAGCGAGGTTTGATTTGCGAAGCTTTACATGCTGCTCACCATAATCAAAGTGCCGCCGCGCGTGAACTAGGTATCTCGCGGGTTACTTTAAACGATAAGATGAAAAAATATGGTTTGCGTGGAGAATAA
- a CDS encoding PIN domain-containing protein, with amino-acid sequence MTTNLAERIFCDTNVLLTAVDCKRSLHKKALRVLNNLPNEGIELCISGQIIREFIAVSTRPINVNGLGLTLQQALENTKAVLKRSTLLAETEAVTNQLLQIIVAAGCEGKQIHDANIAATMQIHRINQLVTDNIAHFRRYRDIDLIDLKYI; translated from the coding sequence ATGACGACAAATCTCGCTGAGCGAATTTTTTGTGATACTAACGTCTTGCTAACTGCGGTTGATTGCAAACGCTCATTGCACAAAAAAGCATTACGAGTTCTGAATAATTTGCCAAATGAAGGTATAGAACTATGTATAAGTGGTCAAATTATTCGCGAATTTATAGCCGTGTCGACCAGGCCAATCAATGTAAATGGCTTAGGATTAACTTTGCAGCAAGCTTTAGAAAATACAAAAGCAGTGCTAAAACGAAGTACTTTGCTTGCTGAAACAGAGGCGGTGACAAATCAGCTTTTACAAATCATTGTTGCTGCAGGTTGTGAAGGAAAACAGATACACGACGCCAATATTGCTGCAACTATGCAGATTCATAGAATTAATCAATTAGTTACAGACAATATTGCACATTTTCGTCGTTATCGTGATATCGATTTAATTGATTTAAAATATATTTAA
- a CDS encoding PIN domain-containing protein, whose product MIAIDTNILVYAEITTSLHHKVAKQILIDLAQGDRPWALPWPCVYEFLRVVTNPRVCHPPMPLEIAQADLQNLFASPTIVLLSETERHIKIMHKLIKQSKAKGNLVHDAHIATLCIEHGVTELFTADRDFLRFKDLQIRDPFNV is encoded by the coding sequence ATGATAGCCATTGATACAAATATTCTGGTGTACGCTGAGATTACTACAAGCCTACACCATAAAGTAGCAAAACAAATTTTAATAGACCTTGCCCAAGGAGATCGCCCTTGGGCTTTGCCATGGCCATGTGTTTATGAGTTTTTACGTGTTGTCACAAATCCGAGAGTATGCCACCCACCAATGCCGCTAGAGATAGCGCAAGCTGATTTACAAAATCTTTTTGCATCGCCGACAATAGTTTTATTAAGTGAAACCGAACGACATATAAAAATAATGCATAAATTAATAAAGCAGTCTAAAGCTAAAGGAAATCTTGTGCATGATGCGCATATTGCAACTTTATGTATAGAACATGGTGTTACAGAATTATTTACAGCAGATCGAGATTTTTTACGGTTTAAAGATTTACAGATTCGTGATCCATTTAATGTTTGA
- a CDS encoding GHKL domain-containing protein produces MQITKAMPEHTTPPFFAEIQQQELARLFGRFIWARLLFVPPLFALLAWFVFTDPAPWRWIIACIVGGILTLFFLHEVFRFNKKGLSRFALEFNLAAAVIAHMTIVSVTGGIESPLIYAIIPIAIVINIFITTPTVYFLVALQVIGLWLLAIIAIFELVPDFNPVILGGGARAGHTNIHIWTATLILSLMVTGGMFIGRNARRIFNHMIHNAFAAHKELFCTHNERAKELIALSGEIAHELKNPLASVKGLSSLLADSINDIKGAERLAVLRREVDRMQTILEEFLNFSRPLVPLSLSDVDLLSLCYELATLYEGICQEHGITIEVQGNTINAQCDRRKVKQIIINLLQNAIEASSKGDKITLATTINDGACIHVIDTGHGFGDAHTQFGERLYDPGITTKAQGSGLGLTIARAVARQHGGILTLSTHQNGGCEAKLCLPINPILTSISPSLGEKHETPCVNCR; encoded by the coding sequence ATGCAGATCACCAAAGCTATGCCTGAACATACCACACCACCTTTTTTTGCCGAAATTCAACAGCAAGAGCTTGCCCGCCTTTTTGGTCGCTTCATCTGGGCACGTTTGCTTTTTGTCCCTCCGTTATTTGCCTTGCTTGCTTGGTTTGTCTTTACTGATCCTGCTCCTTGGCGATGGATTATTGCTTGCATAGTCGGTGGTATACTGACGCTTTTTTTTCTGCATGAAGTTTTTCGTTTTAACAAAAAAGGCTTAAGTCGATTTGCATTAGAATTTAATTTAGCTGCTGCGGTTATTGCCCATATGACTATTGTGAGTGTAACTGGTGGTATCGAAAGTCCCCTTATCTATGCAATAATACCAATTGCCATTGTTATTAATATATTCATTACCACACCTACGGTATACTTTCTTGTGGCCTTGCAAGTGATCGGTCTTTGGTTGCTGGCAATAATAGCAATATTTGAACTTGTGCCTGATTTTAATCCGGTAATTTTAGGTGGCGGCGCTCGTGCGGGTCACACCAACATTCACATCTGGACCGCTACTCTAATTTTATCTTTGATGGTTACTGGCGGCATGTTTATTGGTCGCAATGCTCGACGTATTTTTAATCATATGATCCATAATGCTTTTGCTGCTCATAAAGAGTTATTCTGTACTCATAATGAACGTGCCAAAGAACTAATCGCTTTATCAGGTGAAATTGCCCATGAATTAAAAAACCCGCTTGCAAGTGTTAAAGGTTTATCCAGTTTACTAGCTGATAGTATTAATGACATTAAAGGCGCTGAGCGCTTAGCAGTATTAAGGCGTGAAGTAGACCGTATGCAGACGATCTTAGAAGAATTTTTAAATTTTTCTCGACCACTGGTGCCACTTTCATTAAGCGATGTTGATTTATTGTCACTATGTTATGAACTCGCAACATTATATGAAGGTATTTGCCAAGAGCATGGTATCACTATTGAAGTACAAGGAAATACCATCAACGCTCAATGTGATCGGCGCAAAGTAAAACAAATTATTATCAATCTTTTACAAAATGCTATTGAAGCCAGCAGCAAAGGCGACAAAATTACTCTCGCAACAACCATTAACGATGGTGCTTGTATTCATGTAATTGACACTGGTCATGGCTTTGGCGATGCCCACACACAATTTGGCGAGCGTCTTTATGATCCTGGCATAACAACTAAAGCACAAGGCTCGGGATTAGGTTTGACCATAGCGCGTGCTGTGGCCCGCCAGCATGGTGGCATACTCACACTTAGCACTCATCAAAATGGCGGCTGTGAAGCAAAATTATGCTTACCTATAAATCCTATTCTCACATCAATCTCACCATCTCTCGGAGAAAAACATGAAACCCCGTGTGTTAATTGTCGATGA
- a CDS encoding ABC transporter ATP-binding protein, whose protein sequence is MHSEVKNTSVAALAANNLSRSFGAIKALDGLSFSVYPGELYGLVGPDGAGKTTAIRALAGLIDRDAGQAQVMGNDSITGSRSIREAIGLMPQQYSLYRDLSVAENLDFFSRLYVLPRNVFQKRAKRLLHITRLAPFVDRRADALSGGMYKKLALACALLHEPKVLLLDEPTNGVDPVSRRELWALLHEFVSAGMAVLVSTPYMDEAERCDRIGLIHHGKLLCEGRPNTLLAEFSDEAYEVVGGNREQLDRVLLQMSEVKTILPAGSRLNITIAKGSSAVVNTAIAPLQTKLIPRTPIFEDVFLSRIGQG, encoded by the coding sequence ATGCATAGCGAGGTAAAAAATACATCTGTAGCGGCACTAGCGGCAAATAACCTATCTCGAAGTTTTGGTGCTATAAAGGCACTTGATGGTTTATCATTTTCAGTTTACCCCGGTGAACTTTATGGGCTTGTTGGTCCCGATGGTGCTGGCAAAACTACAGCCATACGTGCATTAGCCGGATTAATTGATCGTGATGCTGGTCAAGCACAGGTAATGGGAAATGATTCTATTACCGGCAGCCGGTCAATTCGCGAAGCTATTGGTTTAATGCCGCAACAATATAGTTTGTATCGTGATCTGTCAGTAGCTGAGAATTTAGATTTTTTTTCACGGCTATATGTATTACCACGCAATGTTTTTCAAAAACGAGCTAAGCGACTGTTACATATTACCCGCTTGGCGCCTTTTGTTGATCGTCGAGCTGATGCTTTGTCAGGAGGCATGTATAAAAAATTAGCTTTAGCATGTGCATTATTACATGAACCTAAAGTGTTATTACTTGATGAGCCTACTAATGGAGTCGATCCGGTTAGTCGCAGAGAGCTGTGGGCGTTATTACATGAGTTTGTATCTGCTGGCATGGCCGTGCTTGTTTCGACGCCATATATGGATGAGGCTGAGCGTTGTGATCGTATTGGTTTAATTCATCATGGTAAGCTGCTATGTGAAGGGCGGCCCAATACTTTATTAGCCGAATTTAGTGATGAAGCCTATGAAGTTGTTGGTGGCAATCGTGAACAACTCGATAGAGTTTTATTACAAATGTCTGAAGTGAAAACAATTTTACCAGCCGGCTCTCGTTTAAATATAACCATAGCAAAAGGAAGTTCGGCTGTAGTTAATACGGCTATCGCGCCACTACAAACAAAGCTTATACCGCGTACACCTATTTTTGAAGATGTGTTCTTATCGCGTATTGGTCAGGGGTAA